One Enterobacter asburiae genomic window, CAGGCCGAAACGCAGCATCCATGCCGCGATACTGATCAGCATGACGTTTTTGATGCCGTAGCGGCTCAGGAAGAACGGGATGGTCAGGATGAACAGCGTCTCAGAGATCTGAGAGATGGACATCATCACCGACGCGTGCTCGACGATAAAGCTTCCGGCAAACAGCGGGTTGTTATCGAAGCTGTGCAGGAAGGTGTTACCGAACATGTTGGTGATCTGCAGTTCAGCGCCCAGCAGCATGGAGAAGATAAAGAAGATCGCCATGCGCTTGTTTTTAAACAGCGCGAACGCGTCCAGGCCGAGCATGGCGCTCCAGCTCTGGTTTTTCTGCTGGTTAGACACCGGAATGTGCGGCAGCGTCAGGGTGAACAGCGCCAGCACCACGGAGAGCGCCGCACCGATATAGAGCTGCATATGGCTCAGTTCAAAGCCCGCGAAGCTCACGCCCCACATCGCCATGATAAAGCCGATGGTGCCCCAGATACGGATTGGCGGGAAGTCGGTCACGATGTCCATGCCCGCAGACTTGATGCGGTGGTAGGAGATGGTGTTGATCAGGCCAAGCGTTGGCATATAGGCCAGCGAGTTAAGCAGGATCACCATGAACATCGCCCCCGGCGTGGTCACCTGGGCTGCCATAAACAGCGTCCCCGCACCCACCAGATGGCAAAGCATGTACAGCCACTTCGCACTCAACCATTTATCCGCCACGATACCGAGCAGCGTTGGCATGAAGACAGCCGCAATACCAAGCGAGCT contains:
- a CDS encoding nucleoside permease — encoded protein: MNLKLQLKILSFLQFCLWGSWLTTLGSYMFVTLKFDGASIGAVYSSLGIAAVFMPTLLGIVADKWLSAKWLYMLCHLVGAGTLFMAAQVTTPGAMFMVILLNSLAYMPTLGLINTISYHRIKSAGMDIVTDFPPIRIWGTIGFIMAMWGVSFAGFELSHMQLYIGAALSVVLALFTLTLPHIPVSNQQKNQSWSAMLGLDAFALFKNKRMAIFFIFSMLLGAELQITNMFGNTFLHSFDNNPLFAGSFIVEHASVMMSISQISETLFILTIPFFLSRYGIKNVMLISIAAWMLRFGLFAYGDPSAFGTVLLVLSMIVYGCAFDFFNISGSVFVEKEVKPEIRASAQGMFLMMTNGFGCILGGVVSGKVVEMYTTNGITNWQPVWLIFAAYSLVLFFAFIALFKYKHVREPHGAQPIAH